The Candidatus Poribacteria bacterium genomic interval ACCGTCGAGCGATCCCGCCTGAACCGAGGGACCTTCGAGCAGGACGAAGACGGTCCGGTGTTCGGGGATGTCCTTACCGTGTCCGCGTTCGGACCCGCCGTGGTCCGTCGTCACGATGACCAGCCAATCTTCGTCGGCATAGGTCGGACGGTTTCGCACTGCGCCGACGATCCGCCCAACATGACCATCGGTCTCAGACAGTTGGCGGAGGTAGCCGGGCGACTCCGGGCTGTACGTGTGCGAATGCCCGGCGGCGTCTGGTTGA includes:
- a CDS encoding metalloenzyme superfamily encodes the protein QPDAAGHSHTYSPESPGYLRQLSETDGHVGRIVGAVRNRPTYADEDWLVIVTTDHGGSERGHGKDIPEHRTVFVLLEGPSVQAGSLDGGVNIADVGVTALVHLGVPVEPSWEMDGRVVALTAS